The genomic DNA ACGCTACCTTGACCTGATGGTGAGATGAACAAAGTGAGGTGATTAGGATGAGCCAAGCCAGTAAGCGTGGCGACAGTTTCAAGTCGGCGTCGAAAGAGAATAGACAATCCATCGAATCGCTACGCAAAACAATCACCACCGCTAAAAGCGGTGGTTTAAGGATGACAATCAAAAAGCAGAGCTCAGTGGCTCTGCTTAATTGTTTGGTAAGTGCTGTTAATTAAAAAGCTAATGGTTAGTGAGAGTGCGATTGGTGCTGCGTCGCGCTAATTTTGGCTTTGAGCTTTGCCACCAACTCACGATAGCGAAACCAGAAATAAGTCGCGACAATCGAGAAGAAGAGATAAGACAACGCAAAGACAAACGGTGAGGTCATCAGTTCATTTGAAATTCCCCACATCACGCCCACGACGGTCACAGCAACCTTAGCAAAGAAACCGCACAGGAGCAGAAAAACGGCGAGTTGCGGAAAACGCGTACTGCGAAACGCAAGCCAGTAACAGCTACCAACGGCTAAAGAAGCCACACCGAAACCGAGAATAAATGATTGGATGTGATCCGCTGATGCGATGCCACCCGATACAGAAAGCATGAGAATTAAAAACAGTTTCATGATGCACCTACCTTAAATTACCACTAAAAGCATCCATTCATTTTTGAAAACTCATTTTTAGTTAATTTTGAACCTTCAAAAAATTATTTCAAGCTCAAAAAACATGCAGAATTTGTATCCAAATTTTAATGAAACCTATTGTTACACAATGGTTAAATGCAAATAGCTTGAGAATACTAGGCAAATGACAAGGCAAAGCGCCAGAAGCAACAAAACTAAACATTTGAAACAAGATTGTTACATTTCAGAATTGCCAGAATTTATCTATTTTGAGATGTAAGACTAGTTTCACAGCATCGATAGCAGATGCGTTACATCAAAGAGAAATGACTTAAAAGGAAAAGAGGAGGAAAGAGGCAAAACACAGACTAGAGAGCCTTACGCAAACACAACGAAATCCGTAAGGTTTGCGTAAGGCTCTTTGCCTTTGTACTTCATTTTACGTGAATAGCTACCTTTACCTTTTTTCGCCTTTTCCACTCGGCAGCGAAATAAGGTACTGGTGACGACGGCTTTCAAAGCATTGTCTTTCACTACACCACGCCCACACTCCGTATCCCCTACGGATGAAGTCGATACTGGTATTACTTCTGGTTTGTTTTTCATTGATAGAACTCCATACAATTTACTGCCACATTTCGGCAGTCACGACATTTTGTGCGCAATTTAAGCAGTGTCAACTCATAAATGAGCGGAACAAAGAGAAAACTTAGTTACATAGAAATGGCATTCACTGCAAAAATTTGGACTATTTTTGTTAACGGGTTTCGACTCTGTTCAAGATTCGATTGACAACCCAAAGGTTTACACTAGACTCGATCGCGGCTAGAAAGAGTTCTTTGTATACACATCGCTTGGTTGGATTATTCGTAACCGTCCGTGTCGTACGCAATAGCAAGCTACTTTTCCACGCTATCCGCGCCGTAATCGGCCTACGTTAAAAAATGTTTTTAGGATATTTATTATGTCTACTCCAGTTACTGGTACCGTGAAATGGTTCAACGAAACTAAAGGCTTTGGTTTCATCAAGCAAGAAAACGGTCCTGACGTTTTTGCTCACTTCAGCGCAATCCAAGGTGACGGTTTCCGCACTCTGGCTGAAGGTCAAAAAGTGGAATTCGTGATCACTCAAGGCCAGAAAGGTCCACAAGCTGAAAGCATCAAAGTTCTGTAATAGACTTGCCAAAGATTTTAATAGCCAGCCTCACTAGGCTGGCTATTTTTATGCTTCTTTTATATCGATTTTACAAAAGCTCCGATTAGAAAAGGGACATCAGCGGTTACTTAATGGCTTAGATGCCTCAAAAGACAGAGACTCTTACGCCGCAAGCTGTGCATGTGGGCCAAACACTTCGTAGTGAATTCGCGCCTTATCTACCCCAAGCTCTAGCAACTGCTTAACCACATACTGCATAAAACCGATCGGACCACACAAATAGAAATCTCCATCCTCAATCGGCAGAGTAAGCTCGGCTAACTGCATTTCACCTTGTAAAACATCATCTGCACTTTCATCACGGTACCACACTTGCTGCATCCAGCCCCGTTGCGCAATGAGCTGCGCGGTTTCCTGAGCAAAAGTATGTTCCTTAGCAGAATTACACGCATAAAGATAAGTCACTCCAGGCTTATTTTGCTTGGCTAAGGTGTGCAGGATAGCCTGCATGGGCGTTGCGCCAACACCAGCAGAAATCAGTACCACAGGCCGCTCACGCTCAACATAGAAAAAATCTCCGGCGGGAGCATAGAGTTTAACGCTGTCCCCAACTTTGACGTTGTTGTGCAGATAGTGAGAAACCAGCCCCAGATTATCACTGCCCACCCCTTCGCGCTTAACCGAAATGCGATACTCACGACCATTCGATGCATGCGACAAGGAGTATTGACGAATTTCTCGATAATCACTTCCCTCTGGCGTCACTTCAATCCCAATGTATTGCCCCGGTTGATAATCCAGTAGCGCACCACCATCAGCGGGTACGAGCACAAAACTGGTCACGTAAGCAGACTCTACCTGTTTCTCGCGTACAACAAAGGTTCGGCCATCACGCCATCCACCTAAAGCTTGTTTGCGCTCTAAATAGAGTGCGCCTTCGCGGTCGATAAAAACTTGAGCCAAAAAGAAATACGCGGCTGTCCAAGCCTCTTCAACCGGTTGGGTAAAGGCATCTGGGGCTAATTCACGTAAAGTCTCCAGCAGATGATGCCCGACAATCTGATAATGCTCTGGCTGGATATTAAAACTGGTGTGTTTATGGGCGATACGTTCAACGGCACTGGTTAATGCGGCTAAATTATCGATATGCTTGGCATAAGCCGCAATGGCTTCAAACAGCGCAACACTTTGACGTCCTGTTTTCTGGTGGGTCATATTAAAAATATGCTTCAGCTCTGGATTATGGCTGAACATACGTTGGTAAAAATGTTGCGTCAGCGCAGGACCTGCAGACTCTAGCAAAGGAATGGTGCTTTTAATGATATTGATGTGTTCTTGGGTGAGCATAACTTCTCCTCGATAGGCAAAACGGTGGCTTGAGCCACTCTACACAAGCCTTCTTAATGAGCAGATTGCATGCCAAAATATAATTTATTGAAAAATAACAATAAGCCATTTTTCAACAGGTCAATTTAACTCTTCTCACCATGTCGATTTGACACTACACTATCAAAAAATCCGAACCTAAGAAGCCAAGATGCAAGAATTCTCCTTGAGTACTTTGTTAGAAATGACCGTCGGGCTCGCCAGCGGAGCCAACAACGAAGAGCGTTTTCATCGCCTATTGGATGCAGTACGTAAAGCGGTGATCTGTGACTGCGTCGTTCTAATGTCTCTGCACAACGACACCTTAACTCCTCTGGCGATGCAGGGATTAACTCGCGACACCCTAGGCCGCCGTTTCGTAGTCAGTGAACATCCTAGATTGGCTCGAATTTGCAGCGCGGATTTACCCGTCCGTTTTGCGGCGGATTGCCCACTCCCCGACCCTTTTGATGGACTGCTACTCGACAGCGAAGACGATCTGCCTATGCACTCATGTATGGGCTTACCCCTCCATTTTGGTGAGCAGTTACTGGGTATATTGACGCTCGATAGCTTAAAGCCCGATGCGTTTGATCATCTCTCACCTCGCAGTTTAGAAATGCTTGCGGCCATTGCAGCAGCAACGTTGAAAATGGCGCTCACCTTTTCTGAGCTGGAAAACCAAGCCAAACAGACACAATTACGGCTGGAAGAGCTCAACCAAGAAGCATGGAGCCGTGACAGTGTCGAAATTATTGGTAATAGCGGCCCCATGCTCGCCATGAAAGCGGATATTGATGTGGTTGCGCCCTCGCAATTCAATATTCTGATCCACGGTGAAACCGGTGTAGGTAAGGAGCTGGTTGCTCGCACCATACACCAGCGCTCAAATCGCAAACGGCAGCCTCTGGTGTATGTCAACTGCGCCGCTATCCCTGAAAACCTGTTGGAAAGCGAACTGTTTGGCCATGTTAAAGGGGCGTTTACCGGAGCTGACCGCGCGCGAATGGGTAAGTTTGCTCTGGCGGATGGCGGCACACTGTTTCTCGATGAGATAGGTGAATTACCCCTCAGTGCGCAAAGCAAAATTCTGCGCGCACTGCAAAACCATGAAATTCAACCTGTTGGCCAAGATCGAGTACAAACCGTCGATGTGCGGATTCTAGCAGCCACCAACCGTGATTTGAAAAAAGAGGTCGAAGCTGGCCGTTTTCGAGCCGATCTCTATCACAGATTGAGCGTGTATCCGATCTACGTGCCGCCACTGCGTGAACGCAAAGGCGATCTCTCTTTACTCGCGGGATACTTCGTGGAACAAGCGCGACGTAAACTCGGCATCACTCAACTAAAGCTGCATAG from Vibrio tarriae includes the following:
- the norR gene encoding nitric oxide reductase transcriptional regulator NorR; amino-acid sequence: MQEFSLSTLLEMTVGLASGANNEERFHRLLDAVRKAVICDCVVLMSLHNDTLTPLAMQGLTRDTLGRRFVVSEHPRLARICSADLPVRFAADCPLPDPFDGLLLDSEDDLPMHSCMGLPLHFGEQLLGILTLDSLKPDAFDHLSPRSLEMLAAIAAATLKMALTFSELENQAKQTQLRLEELNQEAWSRDSVEIIGNSGPMLAMKADIDVVAPSQFNILIHGETGVGKELVARTIHQRSNRKRQPLVYVNCAAIPENLLESELFGHVKGAFTGADRARMGKFALADGGTLFLDEIGELPLSAQSKILRALQNHEIQPVGQDRVQTVDVRILAATNRDLKKEVEAGRFRADLYHRLSVYPIYVPPLRERKGDLSLLAGYFVEQARRKLGITQLKLHSDVLSQLIQYPWPGNVRELEHVINRAALKAKARQRGRPVTTLKVEDLGELQGPRAAMVEPTAQDEPMLGEWIGELGLRDATDEFQRHLISETLTQADFNWAEAARRLQTDRANLTRLAKRLGITVSRSHSIERSR
- the hmpA gene encoding NO-inducible flavohemoprotein gives rise to the protein MLTQEHINIIKSTIPLLESAGPALTQHFYQRMFSHNPELKHIFNMTHQKTGRQSVALFEAIAAYAKHIDNLAALTSAVERIAHKHTSFNIQPEHYQIVGHHLLETLRELAPDAFTQPVEEAWTAAYFFLAQVFIDREGALYLERKQALGGWRDGRTFVVREKQVESAYVTSFVLVPADGGALLDYQPGQYIGIEVTPEGSDYREIRQYSLSHASNGREYRISVKREGVGSDNLGLVSHYLHNNVKVGDSVKLYAPAGDFFYVERERPVVLISAGVGATPMQAILHTLAKQNKPGVTYLYACNSAKEHTFAQETAQLIAQRGWMQQVWYRDESADDVLQGEMQLAELTLPIEDGDFYLCGPIGFMQYVVKQLLELGVDKARIHYEVFGPHAQLAA
- a CDS encoding alternative ribosome-rescue factor A, giving the protein MKNKPEVIPVSTSSVGDTECGRGVVKDNALKAVVTSTLFRCRVEKAKKGKGSYSRKMKYKGKEPYANLTDFVVFA
- a CDS encoding cold-shock protein, coding for MSTPVTGTVKWFNETKGFGFIKQENGPDVFAHFSAIQGDGFRTLAEGQKVEFVITQGQKGPQAESIKVL
- a CDS encoding NADH:ubiquinone oxidoreductase, producing MKLFLILMLSVSGGIASADHIQSFILGFGVASLAVGSCYWLAFRSTRFPQLAVFLLLCGFFAKVAVTVVGVMWGISNELMTSPFVFALSYLFFSIVATYFWFRYRELVAKLKAKISATQHQSHSH